One genomic region from Streptosporangiales bacterium encodes:
- a CDS encoding 1,4-beta-xylanase, whose product MSAALDRRALLRLAGGLTATAALGSTLPATATATVDERAGGRRRGLRDLAARRGLAVGTAVDMAALVDDARYRDVVVREFDSVTAENVMKWEAVEPERGRLDFAAADALVRFARRHRQVVRGHTLVWHNQLPSWLTDGGFGDAELRSILRRHVHQEAGHFRGRLTAWDVVNEPFEEDGSMRDTIWLRALGPEYVEDALRWASHADPRARLYVNDYNVEGLGPKSDAMYALVTRLRRRGVPVHGVGIQGHLSIAYDFPAGVVENVRRFTDLGLEVALTEVDVRMPLPVTEEKLAVQADYFDRLLRACLAERRAVSYTVWGFTDRYSWVPGTFPGEGAATPFDADYRRKPAYLALRDALTDHPRSALPS is encoded by the coding sequence ATGAGCGCCGCACTCGACCGGCGTGCGCTGCTCCGCCTGGCCGGTGGCCTGACGGCGACAGCCGCGCTCGGCAGCACGCTGCCGGCGACGGCGACGGCGACGGTGGACGAGCGGGCGGGCGGACGCCGGCGCGGACTCCGTGACCTCGCCGCACGCCGCGGCCTGGCCGTCGGCACGGCCGTCGACATGGCCGCACTGGTCGACGACGCGCGCTACCGCGACGTCGTCGTCCGCGAGTTCGACAGCGTCACCGCCGAGAACGTCATGAAGTGGGAGGCGGTCGAGCCCGAGCGCGGTCGGCTCGACTTCGCCGCCGCGGACGCGCTCGTCCGCTTCGCTCGGCGGCACCGGCAGGTCGTGCGCGGCCACACCCTGGTGTGGCACAACCAGCTGCCGTCGTGGCTGACGGATGGCGGGTTCGGCGACGCGGAGCTCCGCTCGATCCTGCGCCGGCACGTCCACCAGGAGGCCGGCCACTTCCGCGGCCGGCTCACCGCGTGGGACGTCGTGAACGAGCCGTTCGAGGAGGACGGCTCGATGCGCGACACGATCTGGCTGCGCGCGCTCGGTCCTGAGTACGTCGAGGACGCACTCCGCTGGGCGAGTCACGCCGACCCGCGCGCCAGGCTCTACGTCAACGACTACAACGTCGAAGGGCTGGGACCCAAGAGCGACGCGATGTACGCGCTCGTGACGAGGCTGCGGCGTCGCGGTGTCCCCGTCCACGGCGTCGGCATCCAGGGACACCTGTCGATCGCGTACGACTTCCCCGCCGGGGTCGTCGAGAACGTCCGGCGCTTCACCGACCTCGGTCTCGAGGTCGCCCTCACGGAGGTCGACGTCCGCATGCCGCTGCCGGTCACCGAGGAGAAGCTCGCGGTCCAGGCCGACTACTTCGACCGGCTCCTCCGCGCGTGCCTCGCCGAGCGGCGCGCCGTCTCGTACACCGTGTGGGGCTTCACCGACCGCTACTCCTGGGTGCCCGGCACGTTCCCCGGCGAGGGCGCCGCGACACCGTTCGACGCGGACTACCGGCGCAAGCCGGCGTACCTCGCGCTGCGCGACGCGCTCACCGACCACCCGCGATCCGCCCTCCCCAGTTAG
- a CDS encoding glycosyl hydrolase, with protein MDGLARRTFLQGGLGAAVAAPAARWFASGDAAPDRFPLVAGRRAAPLVVGAQDHPGVVRAVDDLRDDVERVTGVRPDVTGTAPRGRDVVLVGTVGRSPLVDGLVDSGRLDVAGIRGKWETTLLQVVEDPLPGVHRALVVAGSDQRGTIYGIYELSRHIGVSPWYWWDDVPPRHRDALHVPAGRRTLGPPAVKYRGFFINDENPALDRWVPGQFGPGLAPDHPNGFNSRFFARVFETMLRLRANYLWPAVWGRAFAEDDPENHATATRYGVVMGTSHEAPMMRGIEEWNRHAVPAVRDEEGNITEPGSDPYGGTGEWSFRRNREAIEAYWTDGIERMVRDDFEGVVTLGMRGNGDVSLPDGDGIDLMREILASERSILGDVSGGDVTEVPQVWTLYKEVQRYWDKGLRAPDDVTVVFCDDNWGNMRKLPDQSLPERAGGYGIYYHFDYVGGGRNYKWVDTNLLPNIWDQLHQAYEYGVDRLWVVNVGDLKNNELPLQFFLDYAWEPERWPVERLGEWEHGYAAENFGHEHAAEIAEVLHTYAQLQARRKPELLNRRISLDPDKDLATDSSAVVYDDEATPYSLVSYHEIESVTQEWRRLAERARRIGRALPAELQDAYYQLVSYQVQATANLYDLRLAEFTNLHYAAQRRAATNHHAAVAEARFDDDQAMSAYYDERLAGGKWKGFQTQPKIGYGDVERYGPNAPWQQPELNDEALPDEIFPAVRRIRLPRRAELGVAVEGSAAWWPAEEQPAVLPVLSPYRNGPLPYVEVFNRGSVAFDYRIESAERWLTVTPARGRVHRQRRAVVRVDWSRAPKGRTEVPITVHGPGGGTVEVTAVVDRPSLRRPRGFVEADGYVSIDAENHTHAVDAGGVTWTRIPDIGRTGSGMEPFPVTAASRTPGGDGPRLDFTTTLFTTGEVTVWAYLSPRNNVLYTDGLRYAVSFDDAQPQVVDIVAATGSDDTAMNRQWERNTSDNVNRTSTTHTIAEPGVHRLTFWMVDPTVVLQRLVVDTGGLRTSYLGPPESLRLP; from the coding sequence ATGGACGGTCTTGCCCGCCGCACGTTCCTGCAGGGCGGCCTCGGTGCCGCCGTCGCCGCCCCCGCCGCCCGGTGGTTCGCGTCCGGCGACGCCGCGCCTGACCGCTTCCCGCTCGTCGCCGGACGCCGGGCCGCGCCGCTGGTGGTCGGTGCGCAGGACCATCCCGGCGTCGTCCGCGCGGTCGACGACCTGCGCGACGACGTGGAGCGGGTGACCGGCGTACGCCCCGACGTCACCGGCACGGCACCGCGCGGACGCGACGTGGTGCTCGTCGGCACGGTCGGCAGGAGCCCGCTCGTCGACGGGCTGGTCGACTCCGGCCGGCTCGACGTCGCCGGGATCCGCGGGAAGTGGGAGACGACGCTCCTCCAGGTGGTCGAGGACCCGTTGCCTGGCGTGCACCGCGCGCTCGTGGTCGCGGGCAGCGACCAGCGCGGCACCATCTACGGGATCTACGAGCTGTCCAGGCATATCGGCGTCTCGCCCTGGTACTGGTGGGACGACGTGCCGCCGCGGCACCGCGACGCGTTGCACGTACCGGCCGGACGTCGCACGCTGGGACCACCGGCGGTGAAGTACCGCGGCTTCTTCATCAACGACGAGAACCCCGCGCTCGACAGGTGGGTGCCAGGACAGTTCGGACCGGGACTCGCACCCGACCACCCGAACGGGTTCAACAGCAGGTTCTTCGCGCGGGTCTTCGAGACGATGCTCCGGCTGCGCGCCAACTACCTGTGGCCCGCCGTGTGGGGCCGGGCGTTCGCCGAGGACGACCCGGAGAACCACGCGACCGCGACGAGGTACGGCGTGGTGATGGGTACGTCGCACGAGGCGCCGATGATGCGCGGGATCGAGGAGTGGAACCGGCACGCCGTCCCTGCCGTGCGGGACGAGGAGGGCAACATCACCGAACCCGGCAGCGACCCGTACGGCGGCACCGGCGAGTGGAGCTTCCGCCGGAACCGCGAGGCGATCGAGGCGTACTGGACCGACGGCATCGAGCGCATGGTGCGCGACGACTTCGAGGGCGTGGTCACCCTCGGCATGCGCGGCAACGGCGACGTCAGCCTGCCCGACGGCGACGGCATCGACCTGATGCGCGAGATCCTCGCGAGCGAGCGCAGCATCCTCGGTGACGTCTCCGGAGGGGACGTCACCGAGGTGCCGCAGGTGTGGACCCTCTACAAGGAGGTGCAGCGCTACTGGGACAAGGGACTGCGGGCACCCGACGACGTCACGGTCGTCTTCTGCGACGACAACTGGGGGAACATGCGCAAGCTCCCCGACCAGAGCCTGCCAGAGCGCGCGGGCGGCTACGGCATCTACTACCACTTCGACTACGTCGGCGGCGGGCGCAACTACAAGTGGGTCGACACCAACCTGCTGCCGAACATCTGGGACCAGCTGCACCAGGCGTACGAGTACGGCGTCGACCGGCTGTGGGTCGTCAACGTCGGCGACCTGAAGAACAACGAGCTGCCGCTGCAGTTCTTCCTCGACTACGCCTGGGAGCCTGAGCGCTGGCCCGTCGAACGACTCGGCGAGTGGGAGCACGGGTACGCGGCGGAGAACTTCGGCCACGAGCACGCCGCCGAGATCGCCGAGGTGCTGCACACGTACGCGCAGCTCCAGGCCCGGCGCAAGCCGGAGCTGCTGAACCGCAGGATCAGCCTCGATCCTGACAAGGACCTCGCCACGGACTCCTCTGCGGTGGTGTACGACGACGAGGCGACTCCGTACAGCCTGGTGTCGTACCACGAGATCGAGTCGGTGACGCAGGAGTGGCGACGGCTGGCGGAGCGCGCGCGACGGATCGGGCGAGCGCTGCCCGCCGAGCTGCAGGACGCGTACTACCAGCTGGTGAGCTACCAGGTGCAGGCCACCGCGAACCTGTACGACCTGCGCCTCGCCGAGTTCACCAATCTGCACTACGCGGCGCAGCGCCGTGCTGCCACCAACCACCACGCGGCCGTCGCCGAGGCACGGTTCGACGACGACCAGGCGATGTCGGCGTACTACGACGAACGGCTCGCGGGCGGCAAATGGAAGGGCTTCCAGACGCAGCCGAAGATCGGATACGGGGACGTCGAACGGTACGGCCCCAACGCGCCGTGGCAGCAGCCCGAGCTGAACGACGAGGCCCTGCCGGACGAGATCTTCCCCGCGGTGCGCAGGATCCGGCTCCCCCGTCGGGCCGAGCTCGGCGTCGCCGTCGAGGGCTCGGCGGCATGGTGGCCGGCGGAGGAGCAGCCGGCCGTCCTGCCGGTGCTCAGCCCGTACCGCAACGGCCCGCTGCCGTACGTCGAGGTGTTCAACCGCGGCTCCGTCGCGTTCGACTACCGGATCGAGTCGGCGGAACGGTGGCTGACGGTCACGCCCGCGCGCGGCCGGGTGCACCGGCAGCGGCGCGCCGTCGTGCGCGTCGACTGGTCGCGTGCGCCGAAGGGACGTACCGAGGTGCCGATCACGGTGCACGGTCCGGGAGGTGGCACGGTGGAGGTGACCGCGGTCGTCGACCGCCCGAGCCTGCGGCGTCCACGCGGCTTCGTCGAGGCCGACGGGTACGTCTCGATCGACGCCGAGAACCACACCCACGCCGTGGACGCCGGTGGCGTCACGTGGACGCGCATCCCGGACATCGGCAGGACCGGCTCGGGCATGGAGCCGTTCCCGGTCACCGCCGCGAGCCGCACGCCCGGCGGCGACGGCCCGCGACTGGATTTCACGACGACGCTGTTCACGACCGGTGAGGTAACCGTCTGGGCGTACCTCTCGCCGAGGAACAACGTGCTCTACACCGACGGGCTGCGCTACGCCGTGTCGTTCGACGACGCGCAGCCACAGGTGGTCGACATCGTGGCGGCGACCGGCTCGGACGACACCGCGATGAACCGGCAGTGGGAGCGCAACACCTCCGACAACGTCAACAGGACGAGCACGACGCACACGATCGCCGAGCCCGGCGTCCACCGGCTGACGTTCTGGATGGTCGACCCGACCGTCGTCCTGCAGCGGCTCGTCGTCGACACCGGTGGCCTGCGCACCAGCTACCTCGGCCCTCCGGAGAGCCTCCGGCTCCCCTGA
- a CDS encoding PTS sugar transporter, with the protein MTHPTEHQDQRTYRVAVVGSSGGNLRSHGGDDPAALLEEIRRQLDAAGIELAAVQFVAASGSMDTARDDTSAALWQLVSGVPAPTHEGDLATVNDAARSADQDLAAAVRAGELHGLVLVSADPDDTNSAVVAAAVEAGLPAAGTGGTSLARAQASGLDLVAASGTTGTTSRTRAVSYAAGLARHWDLPYRPIIGGTDARHGGDWRDPWRRVSIRGIMVSCLPAFIAMALTLALSKIPGLDVLTKVFELLIAGIPVVVAAMAARRVSGLGEVGVIAGIVAGLLSVSGGILGGLVGGILAGALAHYLLTATVRWRFPATTANIVSGGLSGLAAGLLVHFALAPVTSAAGRGIKAGIEALVDFNPLLAGAVAGLVMWPAIIAGIYHSVVLPLVLLEMSQKGHSFFGGIDMVGLVMVSFGITLANTLAPRDKGERPLAASGALVNFGFGTFVEAAYPFMFGDKRVFAAAIVSATAGGAVAGVFGVEATAYVPTVVAPFVSTSALGLVAAMLVSGGSAFVLTLLANLHARRRAARAARVGSAASPLS; encoded by the coding sequence GTGACTCACCCCACCGAACACCAGGACCAGCGGACGTACCGGGTAGCGGTCGTCGGGAGCAGCGGCGGCAACCTGCGCAGCCATGGGGGCGACGACCCGGCCGCGCTGCTGGAGGAGATACGTCGGCAGCTCGACGCCGCGGGCATCGAGCTCGCGGCCGTGCAGTTCGTCGCGGCGTCCGGGTCGATGGACACCGCGCGCGACGACACGTCCGCCGCCCTGTGGCAGCTCGTGTCGGGTGTGCCGGCGCCGACCCACGAGGGCGACCTCGCGACGGTCAACGACGCCGCACGCTCGGCCGACCAGGATCTCGCGGCGGCGGTACGCGCCGGCGAGCTGCACGGGCTCGTGCTCGTCAGCGCCGACCCCGATGACACCAACAGCGCGGTCGTCGCGGCAGCGGTCGAGGCCGGCCTCCCCGCCGCGGGCACCGGCGGCACGTCACTCGCCCGCGCCCAGGCCTCCGGCCTCGACCTCGTCGCGGCGTCCGGCACCACGGGTACGACGAGCAGGACGCGCGCGGTGTCGTACGCCGCCGGCCTGGCCAGGCACTGGGACCTGCCGTACCGCCCGATCATCGGCGGGACCGACGCGCGGCACGGGGGCGACTGGCGCGACCCGTGGCGGCGGGTGAGCATCCGCGGGATCATGGTGAGCTGCCTGCCCGCGTTCATCGCGATGGCGCTGACCCTCGCGCTCAGCAAGATCCCCGGGCTCGACGTGCTCACCAAGGTCTTCGAGCTGCTGATCGCCGGCATCCCCGTCGTCGTCGCGGCGATGGCGGCGCGCCGGGTGTCCGGCCTCGGCGAGGTCGGCGTGATCGCGGGCATCGTCGCGGGCCTGCTCTCCGTATCCGGCGGCATCCTCGGCGGCCTCGTCGGCGGCATCCTCGCCGGCGCCCTGGCGCACTACCTGCTGACGGCGACGGTCCGCTGGCGCTTCCCGGCCACGACGGCGAACATCGTGTCCGGCGGCCTGTCCGGACTCGCGGCCGGCCTGCTCGTCCACTTCGCGCTCGCGCCCGTCACCAGCGCCGCGGGACGCGGCATCAAGGCCGGCATCGAGGCGCTCGTCGACTTCAACCCGCTCCTCGCGGGCGCCGTCGCGGGCCTGGTGATGTGGCCGGCGATCATCGCCGGCATCTACCACTCGGTGGTGCTGCCGCTGGTGCTGCTGGAGATGTCGCAGAAGGGCCACAGCTTCTTCGGCGGCATCGACATGGTGGGCCTGGTCATGGTCTCGTTCGGCATCACCCTGGCCAACACCCTCGCGCCCCGCGACAAGGGCGAACGCCCGCTCGCGGCGTCCGGCGCACTGGTGAACTTCGGCTTCGGCACGTTCGTCGAGGCCGCGTACCCGTTCATGTTCGGCGACAAGCGCGTGTTCGCCGCAGCGATCGTCAGCGCGACGGCCGGCGGCGCCGTCGCCGGCGTCTTCGGCGTCGAGGCCACCGCATACGTCCCGACGGTCGTCGCGCCGTTCGTGTCGACGTCCGCGCTCGGCCTCGTCGCCGCGATGCTCGTCAGCGGAGGCAGCGCGTTCGTCCTGACCTTGCTGGCCAACCTGCATGCGCGACGCCGCGCCGCTCGGGCCGCTCGCGTCGGGTCCGCCGCCTCACCCCTTTCTTGA
- a CDS encoding SDR family NAD(P)-dependent oxidoreductase — protein sequence MTPTGDPVLLVTGASSGIGAATVRRAAAAGYRVVAAARSSERLAELRDELGGPERVLAVTCDVAEWDDQRRMVDEALAAFGRIDVAVANAGVTVTPGFRADTADRWRTMVLTNVYGTALTIRATLDALEASRGHLVLTSSAAGRRALAGSLYGATKCAVTGMGEAARLELNGTGVRVTVIEPGLVDTPLLGEPAAGRLAPDAVASAVLYAVSQPPDVDVNEIFLRPTAQDT from the coding sequence ATGACGCCGACCGGTGACCCGGTGCTGCTCGTCACGGGAGCGAGCAGCGGGATCGGCGCGGCGACGGTGCGCCGTGCGGCGGCGGCCGGTTACCGCGTCGTCGCCGCGGCCCGGTCGTCCGAACGGTTGGCGGAGCTGCGTGACGAGCTCGGCGGTCCTGAGCGCGTGCTCGCCGTGACCTGCGACGTCGCGGAGTGGGACGACCAGCGGCGGATGGTCGACGAAGCGCTGGCGGCGTTCGGGCGTATCGACGTGGCCGTCGCGAACGCCGGCGTCACGGTGACCCCCGGCTTCCGCGCCGACACCGCGGACCGCTGGCGCACGATGGTGCTGACCAACGTCTACGGCACCGCGCTGACGATCAGGGCGACCCTCGACGCGCTCGAGGCGTCGCGCGGCCACCTCGTCCTCACCAGCTCGGCCGCGGGCCGCCGCGCGCTGGCGGGCAGCCTGTACGGCGCCACCAAGTGCGCCGTCACCGGCATGGGCGAGGCGGCGCGGCTGGAGCTGAACGGCACCGGTGTCCGCGTCACCGTGATCGAGCCCGGCCTGGTCGACACGCCGCTGCTCGGCGAGCCGGCGGCCGGCCGCCTCGCTCCCGACGCCGTCGCGTCCGCCGTGCTGTACGCCGTGTCGCAGCCGCCGGATGTGGACGTCAACGAGATCTTCCTCCGCCCCACGGCCCAGGACACCTGA
- a CDS encoding cysteine desulfurase-like protein — protein MPTTSRWRSTRSISPPARTRSPCWTGAVWRDRTDGVHSEGDSVTIDVDATSLRPLDQRRSLYPALGDGHAYFDGPGGSQAPLPVIHAVDRAMHEAMSNEHGAFAASRRSDATVEAARRAVADLVGADPAGVVLGSSMTALTFRLADAFAQSWQPGDEIVVSRLDHDANVRPWVIHAERAGATVRWADVDPVTCELPVEQYDDLIGERTRLVAVTAASNAVGTRPDVRGVADRAHAAGAVVYVDGVHATPHGPVDMAELGADLYACSSYKFFGPHLGCVAADPAVLEALRPAKLVPASDDVPARFEWGTPPFELYAGLDAAVDHLADLTAARGTRRARLLVAAHAIEAYCGELFATLLEGLRSMPGVTVYGAAARRTPTLAFRIDGWTARPVAEALADERICVWSGNYYAYELMRLLDLDDTGGAVRIGLLHYNTAAEVDRALTAIEQLTTRSPA, from the coding sequence ATGCCGACGACGAGTCGGTGGCGCTCGACGAGGTCCATCTCGCCGCCCGCACGTACGCGCTCGCCGTGCTGGACTGGTGCGGTGTGGCGTGACAGAACCGACGGAGTGCACAGCGAAGGAGACAGCGTGACGATCGACGTCGATGCGACGAGCCTGCGACCCCTGGACCAGCGACGGTCGCTGTATCCGGCGCTCGGTGACGGTCATGCGTACTTCGACGGTCCCGGGGGCAGCCAGGCGCCGCTCCCGGTGATCCACGCGGTCGATCGCGCGATGCACGAGGCCATGTCGAACGAGCACGGGGCGTTCGCGGCGAGTCGACGCTCCGACGCCACGGTCGAGGCCGCCAGGCGCGCGGTCGCGGACCTCGTCGGCGCCGATCCTGCCGGTGTCGTCCTCGGGTCGAGCATGACGGCGCTGACGTTCCGGCTCGCCGACGCGTTCGCGCAGTCCTGGCAGCCCGGCGACGAGATCGTCGTGAGCAGGCTCGACCACGACGCCAACGTCCGGCCGTGGGTGATCCACGCCGAGCGCGCCGGTGCGACCGTACGTTGGGCCGACGTCGACCCGGTCACCTGCGAGCTCCCGGTCGAGCAGTACGACGACCTGATCGGCGAGCGCACGAGGCTCGTCGCGGTGACCGCCGCGTCCAACGCGGTCGGCACGCGTCCCGACGTGCGCGGCGTCGCCGACCGCGCGCACGCCGCCGGTGCGGTCGTCTACGTCGACGGCGTCCACGCGACACCGCACGGCCCGGTCGACATGGCCGAGCTGGGCGCCGACCTGTACGCGTGCTCGTCGTACAAGTTCTTCGGGCCGCACCTCGGGTGCGTCGCGGCCGATCCCGCCGTGCTGGAGGCTCTGCGGCCGGCGAAGCTCGTGCCCGCCTCCGACGACGTGCCCGCGCGCTTCGAGTGGGGCACGCCGCCGTTCGAGCTGTACGCCGGGCTCGACGCGGCGGTCGACCACCTCGCCGACCTGACCGCCGCGCGGGGCACGCGTCGTGCCCGCCTGCTCGTGGCGGCGCACGCGATCGAGGCGTACTGCGGCGAGCTCTTCGCCACCCTGCTCGAGGGCTTGCGGTCGATGCCCGGCGTCACCGTGTACGGCGCGGCCGCCAGGCGCACGCCGACGCTCGCGTTCCGCATCGACGGCTGGACGGCGCGCCCGGTCGCCGAGGCCCTCGCCGACGAGCGGATCTGTGTCTGGAGCGGCAACTACTACGCGTACGAGCTGATGCGCCTCCTCGACCTCGACGACACCGGCGGCGCGGTGCGCATCGGCCTACTGCACTACAACACGGCAGCGGAGGTCGACCGCGCTCTCACCGCGATCGAGCAGCTGACGACGCGTTCGCCCGCATGA
- a CDS encoding ArgE/DapE family deacylase, with the protein MGLAGGRHPVTEVEAVVAELHALSERLETTLRAAVRIPSVSPAYPGVERTDWLGRETEVAELLAGVYAEAGATTEIVEVEPGRGNALGTLRGTGGGRSLVLNGHVDVVPPGDAAGWTHPPFDAHVEGGRLYGRGTADMKAGLVAQAFAVLALRRAGITLAGDLQLQAVVGEETGEHDAGIRAAIGRGFAADLAIVAEPSGLVDGTRTLQIASPGLRRFTVTVRGRRAHGCLRGETVHPTNQGSAAGVNAIDKGFYVYSALRQLEQEWAETKRHPLFRNGHFALSPAVVRAQADDTPVPAILPNWMSTHYSVIHHPDEAPEDVEREIETHVARAARLDPWLREHPPEIEWWEFRWPPLSTPSDHPGVTCMRESFARAASGDARLELAASQGVSDAAHLQAAGTPAVVFGPGALAAAHADDESVALDEVHLAARTYALAVLDWCGVA; encoded by the coding sequence GTGGGGCTGGCAGGAGGCCGACACCCTGTGACCGAGGTCGAGGCGGTGGTCGCCGAGCTGCACGCCCTGAGCGAGCGGCTGGAGACGACGTTGCGGGCGGCCGTCCGCATCCCGAGCGTGAGCCCGGCGTACCCGGGTGTCGAGCGCACCGACTGGCTCGGTCGCGAGACCGAGGTCGCCGAGCTGCTCGCCGGTGTCTACGCCGAAGCCGGTGCGACGACCGAGATCGTCGAGGTCGAGCCGGGTCGCGGCAACGCCCTCGGCACGCTGCGTGGCACCGGTGGCGGGCGTTCGCTCGTCCTCAACGGGCACGTCGACGTCGTGCCGCCGGGAGACGCCGCCGGCTGGACGCACCCGCCGTTCGACGCCCACGTCGAGGGCGGACGGCTGTACGGCCGCGGCACCGCCGACATGAAGGCGGGGCTCGTGGCGCAGGCGTTCGCGGTGCTCGCGTTGCGGCGTGCCGGCATCACGCTCGCGGGTGACCTGCAGCTGCAGGCCGTGGTCGGCGAGGAGACCGGCGAGCACGACGCGGGCATCAGGGCTGCGATCGGGCGCGGCTTCGCGGCCGACCTGGCGATCGTCGCGGAGCCCTCGGGCCTCGTCGACGGCACCAGGACGCTGCAGATCGCGTCGCCCGGACTGCGCCGGTTCACCGTGACCGTGCGGGGCAGGCGGGCGCACGGCTGCCTGCGTGGAGAGACCGTGCACCCCACCAACCAGGGCTCCGCGGCCGGGGTGAATGCGATCGACAAAGGGTTCTACGTCTACTCCGCGCTGCGCCAGCTCGAACAGGAGTGGGCCGAGACCAAGCGCCATCCGCTCTTCCGCAACGGGCACTTCGCCCTGTCTCCCGCGGTCGTGCGCGCGCAGGCCGACGACACCCCCGTCCCCGCGATCCTGCCCAACTGGATGTCGACGCACTACAGCGTCATCCACCATCCGGACGAGGCGCCGGAGGACGTCGAGCGCGAGATCGAGACCCACGTGGCGCGCGCGGCGCGGCTCGACCCGTGGCTGCGCGAGCACCCGCCGGAGATCGAGTGGTGGGAGTTCCGCTGGCCGCCGCTGTCGACCCCGTCCGACCACCCGGGCGTGACCTGCATGCGGGAGAGCTTCGCGCGCGCGGCGTCCGGTGACGCGCGACTGGAGCTCGCGGCGAGCCAGGGGGTCTCCGACGCGGCCCACCTGCAGGCGGCGGGCACGCCGGCCGTCGTGTTCGGGCCCGGCGCGCTCGCCGCGGCCCATGCCGACGACGAGTCGGTGGCGCTCGACGAGGTCCATCTCGCCGCCCGCACGTACGCGCTCGCCGTGCTGGACTGGTGCGGTGTGGCGTGA